In Oncorhynchus mykiss isolate Arlee chromosome 1, USDA_OmykA_1.1, whole genome shotgun sequence, the following proteins share a genomic window:
- the LOC110521202 gene encoding mucosa-associated lymphoid tissue lymphoma translocation protein 1 isoform X1: MKNMIRDIVIVQHPVSVYVPLNYKVTLSVRAEGTGILNYQWFKSSKEEVFGGTRADLIVTAQRSQSYICRVNDQFCNCVFSEWVTVKVLDIAKPGLPVAWRGEPHITVQPAPQTVRQGERLTLSCTAFGIPTPHYQWYRNGHPLLGKTTDTLQIENAGTDHRGTYLCYVSNVQEERWTEAADVEIVPSNQLTATDKVALLIGNLNYSHHPDLMAPTMDVQELANLLQQLGFRVVSLLDLTREEMLAAIDKFLLLLDRGVYALFYYAGHGYERLGRNYLVAIDAPQPYRSENCVCVQRVMRKMQERRTALNVVLLDTCRTWYNVDCIASEIRPLVPMGNTVYGYATCENAEAYEVQDGGKSTGIFTKYLNKHILQPEKVTHILELVSENLGRDPFVTGKQAVEIRHTLKEPRSLTDPIRTTSHTGELHLRDACWRQANELPHQKLLIFPCGVEVEVSFSALFSNVMVAFGRVITTGPRAQDCTITLRSTPAMEDVFSSPGRSGEMDSLLLNNLVAENPDCSLRLCGLQKLQGSLVIKVDLHYTHMDRKLWLQESKQLDIGKPLVASCDLHRGQQAMVAQR, from the exons ATGAAAAACATGATCAGAG ACATCGTCATTGTGCAGCATCCTGTTTCTGTGTATGTACCACTGAACTATAAGGTGACTCTGAGTGTGAGAGCAGAGGGAACCGGTATCCTGAACTACCAGTGGTTCAAGTCTAGTAAAGAGGAG GTATTTGGTGGGACCAGAGCAGATCTGATTGTCACAGCCCAGAGGTCTCAGTCCTACATTTGTCGCGTGAATGACCAGTTCTGCAACTGTGTGTTCAGTGAATGGGTCACAGTAAAGGTCCTGGACATTGCTAAACCAG GTCTCCCAGTAGCATGGCGAGGGGAGCCCCATATCACTGTACAACCTGCACCCCAGACTGTCAGACAAGGGGAGAGACTCACCCTCAGCTGCACCGCCTTTGGCATTCCCACCCCTCACTACCAGTGGTACAGAAATGGACATCCTCTGTTGGGCAAGACCACGGACACACTGCAG ATAGAGAATGCAGGGACAGACCATAGAGGAACATATCTCTGCTATGTATCCAATGTtcaagaggagagatggacagaggcaGCTGATGTTGAAATAG TGCCATCTAATCAACTCACAG CGACTGACAAAGTGGCCCTGCTTATTGGTAACCTCAACTACTCCCACCATCCGGACCTGATGGCCCCCACTATGGATGTCCAAGAGCTGGCCAACCTGCTGCAGCAGCTGGGCTTCAGAGTGGTGTCTTTACTGGATCTCACCAGGGAGGAGATGCTGGCGGCTATTGACAAGTTCCTTCTCCTGCTTGACAGGGGCGTGTATG CCCTGTTCTACTATGCTGGTCATGGGTACGAACGTTTAGGAAGAAACTATCTGGTGGCAATAGATGCTCCACAACCATACCGTTCAGAGAACTGTGTCTGTGTACAGAGGGTCATGCGCAAGATGCAGGAGAGACGGACTGCATTGAATGTGGTCTTACTAGACACCTGCAGAACATG GTACAACGTAGATTGCATAGCTTCTGAAATCAGGCCCTTGGTACCAATGGGAAACACTGTGTATGGATATGCCAC ATGTGAAAATGCAGAGGCTTATGAGGTACAGGACGGAGGGAAGAGCACCGGAATCTTCACTAAATATCTGAACAAGCACATCCTACAGCCAGAGAAAGTCACCCACATCCTGGAGCTGGTGTCTGAGA ATCTGGGCAGAGACCCTTTCGTCACAGGCAAGCAGGCGGTGGAAATCAGACACACGCTAAAGGAGCCCCGCTCCCTCACAGATCCGATCAGGACCACCAGCCACACTGGAGAACTACATCTGAGAGACGCCTGCTGGAGACAGGCCAACG AGCTACCACATCAGAAGTTGCTTATTTTCCCCTGTGGAGTTGAGGTGGAGGTCAGCTTCTCAGCCTTGTTCTCCAACGTCATGGTTGCTTTTGGCAGAGTGATAACCACTGGACCCAGAGCCCAGGACTGCACTATCACTCTGAGGAGCACACCT GCAATGGAGGATGTATTCTCTAGTCCTGGGAGGTCAGGTGAAATGGACTCTCTGTTGCTAAATAACTTGGTTGCTGAAAACCCTGACTGTAGCCTCAGACTTTGTGGCCTTCAAAAGCTTCAG GGATCCTTAGTGATAAAGGTGGACCTACACTATACCCACATGGACAGGAAGCTGTGGCTGCAAGAGAGCAAACAGCTGGACATAGGGAAGCCTCTTGTGGCATCCTGTGATCTGCACAGGGGACAGCAAGCAATGGTTGCCCAGAGATGA
- the LOC110521202 gene encoding mucosa-associated lymphoid tissue lymphoma translocation protein 1 isoform X2: protein MKNMIRDIVIVQHPVSVYVPLNYKVTLSVRAEGTGILNYQWFKSSKEEVFGGTRADLIVTAQRSQSYICRVNDQFCNCVFSEWVTVKVLDIAKPGLPVAWRGEPHITVQPAPQTVRQGERLTLSCTAFGIPTPHYQWYRNGHPLLGKTTDTLQIENAGTDHRGTYLCYVSNVQEERWTEAADVEIVPSNQLTATDKVALLIGNLNYSHHPDLMAPTMDVQELANLLQQLGFRVVSLLDLTREEMLAAIDKFLLLLDRGVYDLGRDPFVTGKQAVEIRHTLKEPRSLTDPIRTTSHTGELHLRDACWRQANELPHQKLLIFPCGVEVEVSFSALFSNVMVAFGRVITTGPRAQDCTITLRSTPAMEDVFSSPGRSGEMDSLLLNNLVAENPDCSLRLCGLQKLQGSLVIKVDLHYTHMDRKLWLQESKQLDIGKPLVASCDLHRGQQAMVAQR, encoded by the exons ATGAAAAACATGATCAGAG ACATCGTCATTGTGCAGCATCCTGTTTCTGTGTATGTACCACTGAACTATAAGGTGACTCTGAGTGTGAGAGCAGAGGGAACCGGTATCCTGAACTACCAGTGGTTCAAGTCTAGTAAAGAGGAG GTATTTGGTGGGACCAGAGCAGATCTGATTGTCACAGCCCAGAGGTCTCAGTCCTACATTTGTCGCGTGAATGACCAGTTCTGCAACTGTGTGTTCAGTGAATGGGTCACAGTAAAGGTCCTGGACATTGCTAAACCAG GTCTCCCAGTAGCATGGCGAGGGGAGCCCCATATCACTGTACAACCTGCACCCCAGACTGTCAGACAAGGGGAGAGACTCACCCTCAGCTGCACCGCCTTTGGCATTCCCACCCCTCACTACCAGTGGTACAGAAATGGACATCCTCTGTTGGGCAAGACCACGGACACACTGCAG ATAGAGAATGCAGGGACAGACCATAGAGGAACATATCTCTGCTATGTATCCAATGTtcaagaggagagatggacagaggcaGCTGATGTTGAAATAG TGCCATCTAATCAACTCACAG CGACTGACAAAGTGGCCCTGCTTATTGGTAACCTCAACTACTCCCACCATCCGGACCTGATGGCCCCCACTATGGATGTCCAAGAGCTGGCCAACCTGCTGCAGCAGCTGGGCTTCAGAGTGGTGTCTTTACTGGATCTCACCAGGGAGGAGATGCTGGCGGCTATTGACAAGTTCCTTCTCCTGCTTGACAGGGGCGTGTATG ATCTGGGCAGAGACCCTTTCGTCACAGGCAAGCAGGCGGTGGAAATCAGACACACGCTAAAGGAGCCCCGCTCCCTCACAGATCCGATCAGGACCACCAGCCACACTGGAGAACTACATCTGAGAGACGCCTGCTGGAGACAGGCCAACG AGCTACCACATCAGAAGTTGCTTATTTTCCCCTGTGGAGTTGAGGTGGAGGTCAGCTTCTCAGCCTTGTTCTCCAACGTCATGGTTGCTTTTGGCAGAGTGATAACCACTGGACCCAGAGCCCAGGACTGCACTATCACTCTGAGGAGCACACCT GCAATGGAGGATGTATTCTCTAGTCCTGGGAGGTCAGGTGAAATGGACTCTCTGTTGCTAAATAACTTGGTTGCTGAAAACCCTGACTGTAGCCTCAGACTTTGTGGCCTTCAAAAGCTTCAG GGATCCTTAGTGATAAAGGTGGACCTACACTATACCCACATGGACAGGAAGCTGTGGCTGCAAGAGAGCAAACAGCTGGACATAGGGAAGCCTCTTGTGGCATCCTGTGATCTGCACAGGGGACAGCAAGCAATGGTTGCCCAGAGATGA